One Paraburkholderia agricolaris genomic region harbors:
- a CDS encoding HAL/PAL/TAL family ammonia-lyase, producing the protein MAEHDLIDAPNASANENTRANTAAVTIGGRKLTIEEVVAIAQHRLPVALSADPAWRARIQRGADFLRRHLAAGATVYGVNTGYGDACVVDVPMELVEALPLQLTRYHGCGMGQYLDDAQTLAVIAARLNSLAYGFSGVRPVLLERLADLINHRVLPRIPSEGSVGASGDLTPLSYVAAALAGERDVMFEGALRNVREVWTELGHTPLTLAPKEGLALMNGTAVMTGLACLAFARADHLTRLSARLTALSTVALDGRAAHFDATLFEVKPHVGQAEAAAWIRSDLSGRDDTPGHRLQDRYSIRCAPHVIGVARDALSWVRRDVENELNSANDNPLIDPDNERVLHGGNFYGGHIAFAMDSLKVAVANLADLMDRQLALLVDVNFNNGLPRNLSGAAPARAAINHGFKAVQISSSAWTAEALKNTMPASVFSRSTEAHNQDKVSMGTIAARDCLRVLELTEQVAAAHTLATVQAARLRLKIDSSTPVPVPLQTFIDSVTAHSPFVDEDRALESDLRALTARIAACDLLHDYRGGSNA; encoded by the coding sequence ATGGCCGAACATGATCTGATCGACGCACCGAATGCCAGCGCGAATGAGAACACCCGCGCAAACACGGCGGCCGTGACGATCGGCGGGCGCAAGCTGACGATCGAAGAGGTCGTCGCGATTGCCCAGCACCGCTTGCCGGTTGCATTGAGCGCCGATCCGGCGTGGCGCGCACGCATTCAGCGCGGCGCGGATTTTCTGCGCCGGCATCTGGCAGCGGGCGCGACCGTGTACGGCGTCAACACCGGCTATGGCGACGCATGCGTGGTCGACGTGCCGATGGAACTCGTCGAGGCCTTGCCGCTGCAACTGACGCGCTACCACGGCTGCGGAATGGGTCAGTATCTCGACGATGCGCAAACGCTCGCGGTGATCGCCGCGCGTCTGAACTCGCTCGCGTACGGTTTCTCCGGCGTGCGTCCCGTGTTGCTCGAGCGTCTCGCCGATCTGATCAATCATCGCGTGCTGCCGCGTATTCCGTCCGAAGGTTCGGTTGGTGCAAGCGGCGATCTGACGCCGCTCTCGTATGTGGCCGCCGCGCTTGCCGGCGAGCGCGACGTGATGTTCGAGGGCGCGTTGCGCAATGTGCGCGAGGTATGGACCGAACTCGGTCACACACCCTTGACGCTCGCGCCGAAAGAAGGTCTCGCGCTGATGAACGGCACCGCGGTGATGACGGGCCTCGCGTGTCTCGCCTTCGCGCGTGCGGATCATCTGACGCGCCTGAGCGCGCGTCTCACGGCGCTCTCTACCGTGGCGCTCGACGGTCGCGCCGCGCATTTTGATGCAACGCTGTTCGAGGTGAAACCGCACGTAGGCCAGGCCGAAGCCGCCGCATGGATTCGCAGCGATCTGAGCGGGCGCGACGATACGCCGGGGCATCGTCTGCAAGACCGCTACTCGATTCGCTGTGCGCCGCATGTGATCGGCGTCGCTCGCGATGCGTTGTCGTGGGTGCGCCGCGATGTCGAGAACGAACTGAACAGCGCGAACGACAACCCGTTGATCGATCCCGACAACGAGCGCGTGCTGCACGGCGGCAACTTCTACGGCGGCCATATCGCGTTCGCGATGGACTCGCTGAAAGTCGCGGTCGCCAATCTTGCCGATCTGATGGACCGGCAACTCGCGCTGCTGGTCGACGTGAATTTCAATAACGGCTTGCCGCGCAACCTGTCGGGCGCGGCTCCTGCGCGCGCCGCGATCAATCACGGTTTCAAGGCGGTGCAGATTTCATCGTCCGCATGGACCGCCGAAGCGTTGAAGAACACGATGCCCGCGAGCGTGTTCTCGCGTTCGACCGAGGCGCACAATCAGGACAAGGTCAGCATGGGCACGATCGCGGCGCGCGACTGTTTGCGCGTGCTGGAGTTGACCGAGCAGGTCGCCGCCGCGCATACGCTAGCAACGGTGCAAGCGGCCCGTCTGCGCTTGAAGATCGACAGCAGCACGCCGGTTCCCGTACCGCTGCAAACCTTTATCGATAGCGTGACGGCGCACTCGCCGTTCGTCGACGAAGACCGCGCGCTGGAAAGCGATCTGCGCGCGCTGACCGCACGCATCGCCGCATGCGATTTGCTGCACGACTATCGCGGAGGCTCGAACGCATGA